The Streptomyces sp. NBC_00510 genomic interval CCGCCGCCGCGGCGACCCGCTTGCGGGCGTCGGCCTTGGCGTCCGGCGCGACGGAGTCCTCCAGGTCGAGGATGAGCGCGTCGGTGGGGAGGGTCTTCGCCTTCTCCAGGGCGCGCTCGTTCGCGCCGGGCATGTACAGGACGGAGCGGCGCGGCCGCAGGATCGCGTCGGTCATCGGTTCTGCTCCTGCTCCTTGTACGCGGCCTCGTACGCCTGCGCCAGCTCCGGGTCGCGGGCGGCCAGCGCCTCCGCGAGCTCGACGACGACGTGGCACTGCTTCACCGTGGCGTCGTCCTGCATCTTGCCGTCGATCATCACCGCTCCGGTGCCGTCACCCATGGCGTCGATGACCCTGCGCGCCCAGGCGACGTCCGCCGGCGCCGGGGAGAAGACCCGCTTGGCGATGTCGATCTGCACCGGGTGCAGGCTCCACGCCCCGACGCAGCCGAGCAGGAAGGCGTTGCGGAACTGGTCCTCGCAGGCGGTGGTGTCCTTGATGTCGCCGAAGGGCCCGTAGTACGGCAGGATCCCGTGCGCGGCGCAGGCGTCGACCATGCGCGCGATCGTGTAGTGCCACAGGTCCTGCTGGAAGGTCAGCCGCGGCAGCTCCATATCGGCGTCCTTGGGGTCCTCCCGCACGAGGTACCCGGGATGCCCGCCGCCGACGCGGGTGGTCTTCATGCGGCGGCTCGCCGCGAGGTCGGCCGGGCCGAGGGAGATGCCCTGCATCCGGGGGCTGGCCCCGGCGATCTCCTCGACGTTCGCCACGCCCGTGGCGGTCTCCAGGATCGCGTGGACGAGGATCGGCCGCGCGATGCCCGCCTTGGCCTCCAGCTGGGCGAGCAGCCGGTCGACGTAGT includes:
- a CDS encoding CoA ester lyase produces the protein MRSAKDFFRPLAVGAPAPVREVPFRPSRMIHFFDPSNEKMAAKVPSIAPKVDVLLGNLEDAVSADRKEAARAGLVATAKAHDFGDTQLWTRINSLDSPWALDDLLTLVTEIGHKLDVVMVPKVEGAEDIHYVDRLLAQLEAKAGIARPILVHAILETATGVANVEEIAGASPRMQGISLGPADLAASRRMKTTRVGGGHPGYLVREDPKDADMELPRLTFQQDLWHYTIARMVDACAAHGILPYYGPFGDIKDTTACEDQFRNAFLLGCVGAWSLHPVQIDIAKRVFSPAPADVAWARRVIDAMGDGTGAVMIDGKMQDDATVKQCHVVVELAEALAARDPELAQAYEAAYKEQEQNR